One window from the genome of Thermococcus siculi encodes:
- a CDS encoding DUF402 domain-containing protein, whose product MPPKIHLTYKRIPNRVLEREDEVVADLGNVVVAKSRFSGMLAPLRVNGVEVIRNGYNMIYFAFVGENYDILKVYDEEGNFKGLYIDVLAYTKREGNNLEMLDLFLDIFVFPDGEAFLLDEDELEMALNYGLIDKETFDFAYSVANGILEKLKRKEFPPEIVWEYDWRD is encoded by the coding sequence ATGCCTCCAAAAATCCACCTTACCTACAAACGCATCCCCAATCGCGTTTTGGAGAGGGAGGACGAGGTAGTTGCCGACCTAGGGAACGTTGTAGTCGCAAAGTCCCGCTTCTCCGGCATGCTCGCCCCGCTCAGAGTCAACGGCGTCGAGGTCATCAGGAACGGCTACAACATGATCTACTTCGCCTTCGTCGGGGAAAACTACGACATCCTCAAGGTCTACGACGAAGAAGGGAACTTTAAGGGGCTCTACATCGATGTTCTGGCCTACACGAAGCGAGAGGGAAACAATCTGGAGATGCTCGACCTTTTCCTGGACATCTTCGTCTTTCCCGACGGCGAGGCATTCCTCCTGGACGAGGACGAGCTTGAGATGGCGCTGAACTACGGGCTGATCGATAAGGAAACCTTCGATTTCGCGTATTCCGTGGCAAACGGGATACTCGAAAAGCTTAAGCGGAAGGAGTTCCCGCCGGAGATCGTGTGGGAGTACGACTGGAGGGATTGA
- a CDS encoding aromatic amino acid transport family protein, whose translation MVVVKKLTLAEASAILIGTQIGAGVLGLPYAFREAGFAGIVVITAVGFLTLLTALFVLELAVHRGGTMTSLARATLGKVGGWLMLASISVLSYGALIAYIAGSGDILSSLTGVDGTAASVAFWLVMSAVVLMGLKASGEAELVLNFLLLGALAVAVALMLPKVRPANMIPANTGALVSGVGVAIFAYVSHMVVPEMYKGLGSVEKTKKAVLIGYLVPMGFYALFVLAFVGSLGKGTPQLATSALEGYYGGLGKVLGLVLPLAAISTSYIGIGFAQMDNLREAFNLDKRAAWLLTVLPPLAVYLAGLKSFVSALWLAGTFGGLLYAGILPVAMYLRTRNVHPPKCVRVPHGVAYLVGTVFLLVLVYSVVSVI comes from the coding sequence GTGGTGGTAGTGAAGAAGCTCACCCTCGCGGAAGCAAGTGCGATACTGATAGGTACCCAGATAGGAGCCGGCGTCCTCGGACTGCCCTATGCATTTAGGGAGGCTGGTTTTGCGGGGATCGTCGTCATAACAGCCGTCGGATTCCTCACGCTGCTGACCGCACTCTTTGTGCTTGAGCTTGCCGTTCACCGGGGCGGCACGATGACCTCCCTCGCTAGGGCAACCCTCGGAAAAGTGGGCGGCTGGCTGATGCTGGCAAGCATATCCGTTCTCAGCTACGGGGCACTTATAGCGTACATAGCGGGGAGCGGGGACATACTGTCGTCCCTCACCGGCGTGGATGGGACGGCGGCATCGGTGGCATTCTGGCTCGTAATGAGTGCCGTTGTCCTCATGGGGCTGAAGGCCTCCGGGGAGGCCGAGCTGGTGCTCAACTTCCTCCTTCTGGGGGCATTGGCGGTGGCAGTCGCCCTGATGCTCCCGAAAGTCAGGCCCGCCAACATGATCCCCGCGAACACCGGTGCACTGGTCTCCGGCGTGGGGGTGGCAATATTCGCCTACGTCAGCCACATGGTCGTTCCCGAGATGTACAAGGGGCTTGGGAGCGTGGAGAAGACCAAGAAGGCAGTCCTGATAGGTTATCTCGTGCCTATGGGGTTCTACGCCCTCTTTGTGCTCGCTTTCGTTGGTTCGCTTGGGAAAGGCACTCCCCAGCTGGCCACTTCCGCGCTGGAAGGCTACTACGGAGGCCTTGGAAAGGTTCTCGGGCTTGTTCTCCCCCTGGCTGCGATAAGCACTAGCTATATAGGGATAGGCTTCGCCCAGATGGACAACCTCAGGGAGGCTTTTAACCTCGACAAAAGGGCCGCCTGGCTCCTCACCGTCCTGCCACCGCTTGCGGTGTACCTCGCCGGGTTAAAGAGCTTCGTCAGTGCCCTCTGGCTTGCAGGGACGTTCGGGGGACTGCTCTACGCCGGAATCCTCCCGGTGGCCATGTACCTCCGGACTAGAAACGTCCATCCGCCGAAGTGTGTAAGGGTTCCGCACGGCGTTGCATATCTCGTTGGGACGGTGTTCCTCCTCGTGCTGGTGTATTCGGTCGTTTCAGTCATTTGA
- a CDS encoding HepT-like ribonuclease domain-containing protein, with the protein MSKRDPCLFLNDILEAIEKIEEYLDGYDFETFVKDRKTVDAVLRNLEIIGEAAKNVPEDIREKYSSVPWRRVVGLRNVVVHHYFGVDLSVVWVIVSSQVGGLKEEVEKILLEEC; encoded by the coding sequence ATGTCTAAGCGTGATCCCTGCCTCTTCCTCAACGATATCCTGGAGGCGATAGAGAAAATTGAAGAATACCTTGATGGCTACGACTTCGAAACCTTTGTGAAGGATAGAAAAACCGTTGACGCAGTTCTAAGAAACCTTGAAATAATCGGAGAAGCTGCAAAGAACGTTCCGGAGGATATCCGGGAGAAGTATTCGTCCGTCCCTTGGAGAAGGGTAGTGGGCCTGAGAAACGTCGTTGTCCATCACTATTTTGGCGTCGATCTCTCCGTGGTGTGGGTTATCGTCAGCTCTCAAGTTGGAGGGCTAAAAGAAGAAGTGGAGAAGATACTTCTGGAGGAGTGCTAA
- the glyS gene encoding glycine--tRNA ligase, giving the protein MGEKPDKYEVLQDLMRRRGFAWGSFEIYGGSRGFYDYGPLGAAIKRKIERKIREAFQREGFFELETPDITPEKVFIASGHVEKFVDPLVECKKCGARFRADHLVEEALGIDTEGMSADHLTELIREHGIKCPECGGELGEVWYFNLMFETKIGPYGDQKGYLRPETAQGIFVNFRRLNAFARNKLPFGVFQIGKAYRNEISPRQGMLRLREFTQAEAEIFFNPKETEHPHFDEVKDEKLRLYPIEHQLKGLGMVEMTAEEAVKKGYIMNTFFAYYMVMVKRVLLDIGIPEDKIRFRQQLPEERAHYSRDTWDAEIHSERFGWVECVGIANRGDYDLSKHMKMSGADLTVLIHYDEPKIVKHLKVSLNMKRVGPKLKKDAKRINDIIQSWDEEKKREVVELLDKDGKVTIEGYELEKDDFIIKEVEEKVTGEKIVPHVLEPSFGIDRPFYLLLENSLVIEEDRTYLKIKKDMAPIEVAILPLVAKEPLKGIAYDIFRTLQKAGFIAVYDEKDTVGRRYMRYDEIGTPYCVTVDNQTPEDGTVTIRDRDTREQVRVKIEELPDKLRELIFGS; this is encoded by the coding sequence ATGGGAGAAAAGCCCGACAAGTATGAGGTTCTGCAGGATCTGATGAGGAGAAGAGGCTTTGCCTGGGGTAGTTTTGAGATCTATGGCGGTTCACGCGGATTCTACGACTACGGCCCGCTCGGGGCGGCCATAAAGCGTAAAATCGAGCGGAAGATAAGGGAGGCCTTCCAGAGGGAGGGCTTCTTCGAGCTTGAGACACCGGACATAACGCCGGAGAAGGTCTTCATAGCGAGCGGTCACGTCGAGAAGTTCGTTGATCCCCTCGTTGAGTGCAAAAAGTGCGGCGCTCGCTTCAGGGCTGACCACCTCGTTGAAGAAGCGTTAGGAATAGACACCGAGGGAATGAGCGCCGATCACCTCACGGAGCTAATTCGCGAACATGGCATAAAGTGCCCCGAGTGCGGCGGCGAGCTTGGCGAGGTCTGGTACTTCAACCTAATGTTCGAGACGAAGATAGGCCCCTACGGCGACCAGAAGGGCTATCTGAGGCCCGAGACGGCACAGGGAATATTCGTCAACTTCAGAAGGTTAAACGCCTTCGCGAGGAACAAACTTCCCTTCGGCGTCTTCCAGATAGGGAAGGCCTACCGCAACGAGATCTCGCCGAGACAGGGGATGCTCCGCCTCAGGGAGTTCACGCAGGCGGAGGCGGAGATATTCTTCAACCCGAAGGAGACCGAACACCCGCACTTCGACGAGGTCAAGGACGAAAAGCTGAGGCTCTACCCGATTGAACACCAGCTCAAGGGGCTTGGGATGGTCGAGATGACGGCGGAGGAGGCCGTGAAGAAGGGCTACATCATGAACACCTTCTTCGCATACTACATGGTCATGGTCAAGAGGGTTCTCCTCGACATAGGCATCCCCGAGGACAAGATACGCTTCCGCCAGCAGCTCCCGGAGGAGAGAGCGCACTACTCCCGCGACACGTGGGACGCGGAAATCCACAGCGAGCGCTTCGGCTGGGTGGAGTGCGTCGGTATAGCCAACAGGGGAGACTATGACCTCAGCAAGCACATGAAGATGAGCGGGGCTGACCTGACCGTCCTCATCCACTACGACGAGCCGAAGATAGTCAAGCACCTCAAAGTGAGCCTCAACATGAAGAGGGTTGGGCCAAAGCTCAAGAAGGACGCCAAGAGGATAAACGACATCATTCAGAGCTGGGACGAGGAGAAGAAGCGCGAAGTAGTCGAGCTTCTCGATAAGGACGGAAAAGTAACCATAGAGGGCTACGAGCTTGAGAAGGACGACTTCATAATCAAGGAAGTGGAGGAGAAGGTAACCGGAGAGAAAATCGTTCCCCACGTCCTCGAGCCGAGCTTTGGAATAGACAGGCCGTTCTACCTGCTCCTTGAGAACTCGCTGGTTATCGAAGAGGACAGGACGTACCTTAAGATTAAGAAGGACATGGCGCCGATAGAGGTCGCGATTCTCCCGCTGGTCGCCAAGGAGCCGCTGAAGGGAATAGCCTACGATATCTTCAGAACCCTCCAGAAGGCCGGCTTCATAGCGGTCTACGACGAGAAGGACACCGTCGGGAGGAGGTACATGCGCTACGACGAGATTGGAACACCCTACTGCGTAACCGTTGACAACCAGACGCCCGAAGATGGGACGGTAACGATCAGGGATCGCGACACGAGGGAGCAGGTAAGGGTTAAGATTGAGGAGCTGCCGGATAAGCTTAGGGAGCTGATTTTCGGAAGTTAG
- a CDS encoding DUF167 domain-containing protein, which produces MGKFVKETKDGVLLLIHVQPKAKKNVIEGVDEWRGRLKVRIAAPPVEGKANKEVIKFFSKLLGADVSIVRGETSREKDLLIKGLSAEEVLKKLGL; this is translated from the coding sequence ATGGGAAAGTTCGTCAAGGAGACCAAGGACGGAGTGTTGCTCCTCATCCACGTCCAGCCGAAGGCGAAGAAGAACGTGATTGAAGGAGTTGATGAATGGCGCGGAAGGCTGAAGGTTAGAATAGCTGCGCCGCCCGTTGAGGGCAAGGCGAACAAAGAAGTTATCAAGTTCTTCTCAAAGCTCCTTGGGGCAGATGTCAGCATAGTCAGAGGAGAAACAAGCAGGGAAAAGGACCTGCTGATAAAAGGCCTGAGCGCGGAGGAAGTCCTGAAAAAACTTGGACTCTGA
- a CDS encoding nucleotidyltransferase family protein has protein sequence MGVRKLGEIEEVLRQHKGELRERFGVRKIAIFGSYARGEETKLSDVDILVEFERPIGWEIVDLKDYLESLLGIKVDLITKNAAMSRKGFWEHIKGELVYV, from the coding sequence ATGGGAGTGCGGAAACTCGGGGAGATAGAGGAGGTTCTCCGTCAACACAAGGGGGAACTCCGGGAGCGTTTTGGGGTTAGGAAGATAGCCATATTCGGTTCCTATGCCCGGGGCGAGGAGACAAAGCTCAGCGACGTCGATATTCTGGTGGAATTCGAAAGACCGATAGGCTGGGAGATAGTGGACCTCAAGGACTACCTCGAATCCCTGTTGGGGATAAAGGTTGACCTAATCACGAAAAACGCCGCAATGAGCAGGAAAGGGTTCTGGGAGCACATAAAAGGGGAGCTGGTCTATGTCTAA